The sequence TTCATGCACCAGGAAGCGCGTCGGCGAGACGCAGACCTGGCCGGCGTTACGGAACTTGTTGGCGGAGAGGATCTTTGCGGCGTTGTCGAGATCGGCGTCCGCGAACACGATCGCCGGCGCATGGCCGCCGAGCTCCATGGTGACGCGCTTCATGTGCAGGCCGGCGAGCGCGGCCAGGTGCTTGCCCACCGCGGTCGAGCCCGTAAAACTGATCTTGCGGATGATCGGATGCGGAATGAGATATTCCGACACTTCCGACGGCACGCCGAACACCAGCTGGACGACGCCGGGCGGAATGCCGGCGTCGGCATAGGCCCGAACCAGCTCCATGCAGCTTGCAGGCGTCTCCTCCGGACCCTTGACGATGATCGAGCAGCCGGCGGCGAGCGCGGCCGAGATCTTGCGCACGGCCTGGTTGATCGGGAAATTCCAGGGCGTGAAGGCCGCGACCGGGCCAACCGGCTCCTTGGTCACGAGCTGGGTGACGTTGCCCATCCGCGGCGGCACGATGCGGCCATAGGCGCGGCGGGCTTCTTCGGAGAACCAGTCGATGAGGTCGCCGGCGAGCATGGTCTCGCCTTGCGCTTCGACGACCGGCTTGCCCTGCTCCATGGTCATCACGGGCGCGATCTCGGCGGCGCGGGAGCGGATGATGTCCGCAGCCTTGCGCATCAGCTTGTAGCGGTCGAATGGCGAGGTCTTGCGCCAGACCTCAAAGCCGGCCCTCGCGGCCTCCAGCGCACGATCGAGGTCCGCCTTTGAGGCATGCGGGGTCCTGCCGATCG comes from Bradyrhizobium diazoefficiens and encodes:
- a CDS encoding NAD-dependent succinate-semialdehyde dehydrogenase, whose translation is MYPKVQMFIAGEWTDGSSGKSEDILNPATGQPIGRTPHASKADLDRALEAARAGFEVWRKTSPFDRYKLMRKAADIIRSRAAEIAPVMTMEQGKPVVEAQGETMLAGDLIDWFSEEARRAYGRIVPPRMGNVTQLVTKEPVGPVAAFTPWNFPINQAVRKISAALAAGCSIIVKGPEETPASCMELVRAYADAGIPPGVVQLVFGVPSEVSEYLIPHPIIRKISFTGSTAVGKHLAALAGLHMKRVTMELGGHAPAIVFADADLDNAAKILSANKFRNAGQVCVSPTRFLVHESVYQPFVDKFVAAAKSLKVGNGLDKDTRMGPLANPRRVDAMEGFVSDAVQRGAKIQAGGKRIGNEGFFFEPTVLTDVPRDARIMNEEPFGPLAPITAFRSYDEVVAEANRLPYGLAAYAYTTSTKTMQAIGADIESGMVSINHHGLALPEVPFGGVKDSGYGSEGGLEAIEGYLNTKFVTQASA